One region of Arvicola amphibius chromosome 3, mArvAmp1.2, whole genome shotgun sequence genomic DNA includes:
- the Fbxl22 gene encoding F-box and leucine-rich protein 22: MKQPLSMHITQLNRECLLCLFSFLDKDSRKNLSRTCSQLRDVFEDPTLWPLLHFHSLTELKKDNFRLGPALRSLSICWHSSRVQVCSIEDWLKSAFQRSICSQHDSLVNEFLLQVCDRCPNLASLTLSGCGHVTDDCLTRLLLSCPRLRALRLENCARVTNRTLAAVAAHGRSLQTLHVDFCRNVSAAGLLRLRAACPSLTLSAEHSAAMIPDQPPRARGCAASLFSAAPGGRCLPHPMSSCGGRARD, from the exons ATGAAGCAGCCGCTCAGCATGCACATAACCCAGCTCAATCGGGAGTGCCTGCTGTgcctcttctccttcctggaCAAGGACAGCAGGAAGAACCTCTCCAGGACCTGCTCCCAGCTCCGAGATGTGTTTGAGGATCCCACCCTCTGGCCCCTGCTGCACTTCCATTCCCTCACAGAGCTCAAGAAGGACAACTTCCGGCTGGGCCCTGCACTGCGCAGCCTGTCCATCTGTTGGCATTCCAGCCGCGTGCAGGTGTGCAGCATCGAGGACTGGCTCAAGAGTGCCTTCCAGAGGAGCATCTGCAGCCAGCATGACAGCCTGGTCAACGAGTTCCTCCTGCAGGTGTGCGACAG GTGCCCCAACCTGGCGTCCCTCACGCTTTCGGGATGCGGCCACGTCACCGACGACTGTCTGACTCGCCTGTTGCTCAGCTGCCCGCGCCTGCGCGCGCTGCGCCTCGAGAACTGCGCGCGCGTTACCAACCGCACTCTGGCGGCCGTGGCCGCGCACGGGCGCTCGCTGCAGACTCTGCACGTGGACTTTTGCCGCAACGTGAGCGCTGCTGGCCTGCTTCGCCTGCGCGCCGCCTGCCCGAGCCTGACCCTGAGCGCGGAGCACAGCGCGGCCATGATCCCCGACCAGCCGCCGCGCGCTCGCGGGTGCGCCGCCTCGCTTTTCTCGGCCGCACCTGGGGGACGGTGCCTACCTCACCCGATGAGTTCCTGTGGAGGACGCGCGCGCGATTAA